The Burkholderiales bacterium JOSHI_001 genomic sequence CGCGGCGTGTTCCCCAATTTGAGCGTGCGCGAAAACCTGCTCATGGCCGCGCGCCCCGGCCGCCAGGGCCAGCGCGACTGGACCTATGAACGCGTGCTGGACACCTTTCCGCGCCTGTCCGAACGCCTGGGCCACGGGGGCGGGCAGCTCTCGGGCGGTGAACAGCAGATGCTGGCCATCGGCCGCACGCTGATGACCCACCCCGACCTGATCATCCTGGACGAAGCCACCGAAGGCCTGGCGCCGCTGATCGTGGCCGAGATCTGGCGCGTGATCGGGCAGATCCGCGGCAGCGGCATCGCCACGCTGATCGTGGACCGCGACTACCGCCGCGTGGCCAACCACAGCGACCGCCTGGTGGTGCTGCAAAAAGGCCGCGTGGTGCTGGCCGGCGACAGCAACAGCCTGCGCGACAGCGCCGAACTGGCCGGCTTCCTGGGTGTGTAGGCCACAAGGCCCCAGAAGGAGACGACGATGAACCCCCGCCTTTTCAACGACCCCTCGTCCCTGGCGCCGCCGCGCGCCGAGCGCGAGAACCTGCCCGGCGGCGGCTTCGTGCTGCGCCACCCCGAGCCCTTGCAGCCCTACACCCGCTGCGTGGGCGCCTGGCTGGAACATTGGGCCGTCACCACGCCACACGCCCCCTTCCTGGCCGAGCGGGATGCAGCCACCCCGGACGGCTGGCGCCGCGTCTCCTACGGCCAGGCCCGCGCGCTGGTGGGCGGCCTGGCCCAGGCGCTGCTGAACCTGCCACTGCCGGCCGACAAGCCGGTGGTGGTGCTGTCGGACAACAGCATCGACCACGCCCTGCTGGCGCTGGCCGCCATGCATGTGGGCCGGCCGATCTGCACCGTGTCCAGCGCCTACTGCCGGCTGACCAAGGACCACGCCAAGGTCTGCAGCATCCTGGACACGCTGGACC encodes the following:
- a CDS encoding ABC-type branched-chain amino acid transport system, ATPase component (PFAM: ABC transporter) — protein: MSEAFIEVTGLQAWYGSSHILHGVDIAIQRGETVGLLGRNGMGKSTLIRTLLGHVVQRQGRITIDGRDCSKARPHEVARAGVGYVPEGRGVFPNLSVRENLLMAARPGRQGQRDWTYERVLDTFPRLSERLGHGGGQLSGGEQQMLAIGRTLMTHPDLIILDEATEGLAPLIVAEIWRVIGQIRGSGIATLIVDRDYRRVANHSDRLVVLQKGRVVLAGDSNSLRDSAELAGFLGV